The uncultured Bacteroides sp. genome has a segment encoding these proteins:
- a CDS encoding 16S rRNA (uracil(1498)-N(3))-methyltransferase: MHVFYTPDILIKNELPDEEAQHCIRVLRLSQGDEIMLTDGHGSFYKAEISMASGKKCFVSIVERIHQEKPWSCHLHIAMAPTKNMDRNEWFAEKATEIGFDELTFLNCRFSERKVIKNERIEKILVSAIKQSLKAILPLLNEMTDFDKFISRDFPGQKFIAHCYEGEKPLLKDVIRKGEDALVLIGPEGDFSPEEVEKALAKGFQPISLGKSRLRTETAALVACHTMNLMNQ; the protein is encoded by the coding sequence CGATATTTTAATTAAAAATGAGTTGCCTGATGAAGAAGCACAACATTGTATTCGTGTGTTGCGTCTGTCTCAAGGTGACGAGATTATGCTGACTGATGGTCATGGCTCCTTTTATAAAGCGGAAATAAGCATGGCCAGCGGAAAGAAATGTTTTGTTTCTATTGTTGAAAGAATTCATCAGGAAAAGCCATGGTCATGTCATTTGCATATTGCAATGGCACCAACAAAAAATATGGATCGTAATGAATGGTTTGCAGAAAAAGCTACAGAAATAGGTTTTGACGAGCTAACCTTTCTAAATTGTCGCTTTTCGGAAAGAAAAGTAATTAAGAATGAGAGAATTGAAAAGATACTAGTATCTGCCATTAAACAGTCATTGAAAGCAATACTTCCTTTATTAAACGAAATGACTGACTTCGACAAGTTTATCTCACGCGATTTCCCGGGACAGAAATTTATCGCTCATTGCTATGAAGGTGAAAAACCTTTATTAAAAGATGTAATTCGAAAAGGAGAGGATGCATTGGTGTTGATCGGACCAGAAGGAGATTTTAGTCCGGAAGAAGTAGAGAAAGCTCTTGCAAAAGGTTTTCAGCCTATCAGTCTCGGAAAATCCCGGTTACGTACGGAGACTGCAGCTCTGGTGGCATGTCATACCATGAACTTGATGAATCAATAA
- a CDS encoding DUF4836 family protein, whose protein sequence is MNKLKFFSHLSVLLVAVLLLGSCSKDREYTRVIPSNASLVVSVDVPSIIKKSGLMDNKESIMKNMSAALNNEKLAKLVQNPSEAGLSLEEKAYFFLSSEDAPVVLFKVSDMDKLQETFKLMQTEGLCDEIEKNGSYSSAVLRGFGICAFDNSSLIIMETTNPHSLPVKESVTKLMNQDEKVSITANKGFQQMIAKKSDVCLYGSFASMPQLTSASMMMGLPEDADLREMMLLAQMNFENGKVAIEGEYYTENKSLKEYFKKQSEMGGKINHAFLKRMPASSLAYLCTNVKGDKLYEMLIKSTEFKGMVKDSRLTPGFNMKNSVTSLNGDVSVALSGMSENGTPLLLAYAEVKDPSAAGIVYAFKKDFDEVGMTVATSGKNEYVVKSPMLPMAIHFGVRNNYFYLTNDENLYKSIGKDFSSSLADAKYEYIKGDANGYFVLDMDNVMKLPMVTNAFARFGSQGAMAQSVLAGFSYAEAYNKDDQKSVVNIYLKNKNENVLKQLIAGLRKVIG, encoded by the coding sequence ATGAATAAACTTAAATTCTTTTCCCACTTATCGGTACTGTTAGTGGCAGTGCTGTTGTTGGGTTCTTGTTCCAAAGACAGAGAGTATACAAGAGTTATTCCCTCAAATGCTTCGTTGGTGGTTTCAGTTGATGTTCCGTCAATAATAAAGAAGAGTGGCTTGATGGATAATAAAGAATCCATTATGAAAAATATGAGTGCTGCTCTGAACAATGAAAAACTGGCAAAGCTGGTCCAGAATCCCTCGGAAGCTGGCCTTTCTCTGGAAGAAAAAGCCTATTTTTTTCTGTCATCAGAAGATGCGCCTGTTGTTTTATTTAAAGTATCCGATATGGATAAGTTGCAAGAGACCTTCAAACTGATGCAGACAGAAGGACTTTGTGATGAAATAGAGAAAAATGGCAGTTACTCATCCGCTGTTCTCCGTGGATTTGGAATCTGTGCATTTGACAATAGTTCTTTAATAATAATGGAAACCACTAATCCTCACTCATTACCGGTGAAGGAAAGTGTTACAAAATTGATGAATCAAGACGAAAAAGTCAGCATTACCGCTAATAAAGGTTTTCAGCAAATGATTGCTAAGAAGAGTGATGTTTGCCTGTATGGCTCTTTTGCCTCAATGCCCCAGTTAACATCTGCTTCTATGATGATGGGACTTCCGGAAGATGCTGATTTAAGAGAAATGATGTTACTTGCCCAAATGAACTTTGAAAATGGGAAAGTTGCTATCGAAGGTGAATATTACACAGAAAATAAATCATTGAAGGAGTATTTTAAGAAACAGTCTGAAATGGGAGGGAAGATTAACCATGCTTTCCTTAAACGTATGCCTGCCTCTTCATTGGCTTATCTTTGTACAAATGTAAAAGGCGATAAGTTATATGAGATGCTTATAAAAAGCACCGAGTTTAAAGGAATGGTGAAAGATTCACGGCTGACTCCCGGATTTAACATGAAGAATAGCGTTACTTCATTGAATGGCGATGTATCTGTTGCACTTTCGGGTATGAGTGAAAATGGAACACCTTTATTGCTGGCTTATGCGGAAGTGAAAGACCCATCAGCTGCTGGAATTGTTTATGCCTTCAAAAAAGATTTTGACGAGGTGGGAATGACAGTTGCTACTTCCGGAAAGAATGAATATGTGGTAAAGAGCCCAATGCTTCCTATGGCAATTCATTTTGGAGTAAGAAATAATTATTTCTATTTAACCAATGATGAGAACCTATATAAAAGCATTGGGAAAGACTTTTCCAGCTCACTTGCTGATGCAAAATACGAATATATTAAAGGTGATGCCAACGGTTATTTTGTTCTTGACATGGATAATGTTATGAAATTACCGATGGTAACTAATGCCTTTGCACGTTTTGGCTCGCAGGGAGCTATGGCTCAGTCTGTTCTTGCCGGGTTCTCTTATGCTGAAGCATACAATAAAGATGATCAAAAAAGTGTAGTAAATATCTATTTAAAAAATAAAAACGAGAACGTTCTAAAGCAACTTATTGCCGGATTAAGAAAGGTGATTGGCTAG
- a CDS encoding ATP-binding cassette domain-containing protein, protein MNNIILQQTLPNVFAERESIVSEVWKRNLELQKGEINLIEADSGTGKSSLCSYIYGYRNDYQGTFQFDKDNIRSLSVSKWVNIRKHSLSMLFQELRLFSELTALENVQLKNNLTGYKTQKEIEDLFEAMGISDKFNSKAGKLSFGQQQRVAFIRSLCQPFDFIFLDEPISHLDETNGQIMGELLMQEVNKQGAGVIVTSIGKHIELNYNKIFKL, encoded by the coding sequence ATGAATAACATTATCTTACAGCAGACTTTACCGAATGTGTTTGCCGAACGTGAATCTATTGTTTCGGAAGTCTGGAAAAGGAATCTGGAGCTTCAAAAGGGTGAGATTAATCTGATTGAAGCAGACTCAGGTACGGGAAAATCTTCACTCTGTAGCTATATCTATGGTTATAGAAACGATTATCAGGGAACGTTCCAATTTGATAAGGATAATATCAGATCTTTATCTGTATCTAAATGGGTAAATATCAGAAAACATTCTCTGAGTATGCTTTTTCAGGAGCTGCGACTTTTCTCAGAACTCACAGCTTTGGAGAATGTACAACTTAAAAACAATCTTACCGGATATAAAACCCAAAAGGAAATAGAGGATTTGTTCGAAGCAATGGGGATTTCTGATAAGTTCAATTCAAAAGCAGGAAAACTCTCTTTCGGACAGCAACAGCGAGTGGCGTTTATAAGATCTTTATGTCAGCCTTTCGACTTTATATTCCTTGACGAGCCAATCAGTCATCTTGACGAGACTAACGGCCAGATCATGGGTGAGCTTTTAATGCAGGAAGTGAATAAACAGGGAGCAGGCGTTATTGTAACGTCTATTGGTAAACATATTGAATTGAATTACAATAAAATATTTAAGCTATGA
- a CDS encoding ABC transporter permease, which translates to MKLVWKLLRQHISLPQLGGFFFANLFGMMIVALSVQFYKDIAQVFTEGDSFIKKDFVIVTKKVSTLGSITGVSNTFSEDDLSEVKSQSFAKNVGSFIPSQFSVTAGFGMDQSDFHLSTEMFFESVPNDYVDVSLQKWHFDKNSHTIPIILPRNYLNLYNFGFAQSRSLPKLSEGLMGMIKLDILIRGNNKVEKYKGNIVGFSSRLNTILVPEEFINWANEIYAPGKQVQPSRLIVEVKNPADENIAKFFQKKGYETEDNKLDAGKTTYFLKLTTGIVLAVGLLISVLSFYILMLSIYLLLQKNTTKLENLLLLGYSPGRVALPYQILTLGLNFVVLILAILLVGWARSYYMGVVASLFPQIAAGSIIPAVVIGTTLFVVVSSMNIVAIRKKVQSIWMHKS; encoded by the coding sequence ATGAAACTTGTTTGGAAACTTCTTCGTCAGCATATAAGTCTGCCTCAGTTGGGTGGTTTTTTCTTTGCCAATCTTTTCGGTATGATGATTGTTGCACTAAGTGTGCAGTTCTATAAAGATATTGCTCAGGTATTTACCGAAGGTGACAGCTTTATAAAGAAAGACTTTGTTATTGTAACCAAAAAGGTAAGTACGTTGGGTTCTATAACCGGAGTAAGTAATACTTTCTCCGAAGATGATCTCAGCGAAGTTAAATCTCAGTCATTCGCTAAAAATGTAGGTTCGTTTATACCTTCCCAGTTCTCGGTTACTGCCGGATTTGGGATGGATCAATCCGATTTTCATCTTTCCACAGAAATGTTTTTTGAATCTGTGCCTAATGATTATGTGGATGTAAGTCTACAGAAATGGCACTTTGATAAGAATTCTCATACTATTCCTATTATTCTTCCCCGTAATTATCTGAACCTTTATAATTTTGGGTTTGCGCAGTCGCGTAGCCTTCCAAAACTTTCTGAAGGATTGATGGGAATGATTAAGCTCGATATCTTGATCCGGGGAAATAATAAGGTGGAGAAATATAAAGGTAACATAGTAGGCTTTTCAAGTCGTTTGAATACAATTCTTGTACCAGAGGAATTTATAAACTGGGCAAACGAGATTTATGCTCCCGGTAAACAAGTGCAACCTTCACGCTTGATTGTGGAAGTGAAGAATCCTGCAGATGAGAATATAGCCAAATTCTTTCAGAAGAAAGGGTATGAAACGGAAGATAATAAACTGGATGCCGGGAAAACAACCTATTTCCTGAAGCTTACTACCGGAATTGTATTGGCTGTAGGACTTCTTATAAGTGTTCTTTCGTTCTATATATTAATGCTTAGCATTTATCTATTGTTGCAAAAGAACACTACGAAGCTGGAGAATCTGTTGTTGTTAGGGTATAGTCCTGGCCGGGTAGCTTTGCCTTATCAGATACTTACGCTAGGGTTGAACTTCGTTGTCTTAATTTTGGCAATATTGTTGGTTGGTTGGGCACGTTCCTATTACATGGGAGTTGTAGCATCGCTCTTCCCTCAAATAGCTGCAGGATCAATTATCCCCGCAGTTGTTATCGGAACAACTCTGTTTGTTGTAGTCTCTTCCATGAATATTGTAGCCATCCGCAAAAAGGTTCAATCCATCTGGATGCATAAATCATAG
- a CDS encoding IS110 family transposase yields the protein MRTQSNKLNFEGENIYVGIDVHLKSWNVTIYTEYLHHKTFNQPPVPSILRDYLNTNFPGGTYYSAYEAGFCGFNIHFELKKLNINNIVVNPADIPTSQKEQILKNDSRDSMKIARSLRANELIGIHVPFIETLENRTLIRTRDTMVKDMTRFKQRIKALLYFYGISYPPEFEKSTSHWSRRFLKWLKEEVSLNTTNGNDALSLLVREVEQQRVLLLEINRKIHSLAVSEKYVKEIELIRSIPGIGLITGLTFLSEIEDIERFHNTDKLAGFVGIIPTCHSSGEIENYGEMTFRKKTILRKCLIESSWIAVRIDPALTRCFLQLCKRMEPNKAIIRIARKLLNRMYYVLKKRQKYECGVV from the coding sequence ATGCGTACACAAAGTAACAAACTAAATTTTGAAGGAGAAAATATTTATGTTGGAATTGATGTTCATTTGAAAAGTTGGAATGTGACAATTTACACAGAATACCTGCATCATAAAACATTCAACCAACCTCCTGTTCCTTCAATTTTACGAGACTATCTGAATACTAATTTTCCTGGTGGAACTTATTATTCAGCCTATGAAGCCGGATTCTGTGGATTTAATATTCATTTTGAACTTAAGAAACTAAATATAAATAATATTGTGGTTAATCCTGCTGATATACCAACTAGCCAGAAAGAACAGATACTTAAAAACGATTCCCGTGATAGTATGAAAATTGCCCGTTCTTTAAGAGCTAATGAACTCATTGGCATACATGTCCCATTCATTGAGACATTGGAAAACCGCACATTGATACGCACTCGAGACACAATGGTGAAGGATATGACTAGATTTAAACAGCGCATAAAAGCTTTGCTTTATTTTTATGGTATATCTTACCCTCCAGAATTTGAGAAATCAACCAGTCATTGGTCCAGACGTTTTCTTAAATGGTTAAAAGAGGAGGTATCACTTAATACAACGAATGGTAATGACGCCTTGTCATTACTCGTCAGGGAAGTAGAGCAACAAAGAGTTCTTTTATTGGAAATCAATAGAAAAATTCATAGTCTTGCTGTTTCTGAGAAATATGTGAAGGAGATAGAGTTAATAAGAAGCATTCCGGGAATTGGTTTAATTACAGGGCTTACTTTTTTGTCGGAGATAGAAGATATTGAACGATTCCACAATACAGACAAGTTAGCCGGTTTTGTAGGAATAATACCCACCTGTCATTCAAGTGGAGAGATTGAGAATTATGGAGAGATGACATTTAGAAAGAAAACGATTTTAAGAAAGTGTCTGATTGAAAGTTCCTGGATTGCAGTAAGAATAGATCCGGCATTGACAAGGTGTTTTTTACAACTCTGTAAAAGGATGGAGCCCAATAAAGCTATAATACGAATCGCAAGAAAACTATTAAACAGAATGTATTATGTTTTAAAAAAGAGACAAAAATATGAATGTGGAGTGGTTTAA